The following are from one region of the Capsicum annuum cultivar UCD-10X-F1 chromosome 1, UCD10Xv1.1, whole genome shotgun sequence genome:
- the LOC124895909 gene encoding amino acid transporter AVT3C-like has product MTMGFRTEGFEEKDPMTMGFKTKEAISSSDALKILGEDDPFLGQKQRQLSSPLKTFANIFMSLVGAGILGHPYTFKKIGRVPVQL; this is encoded by the exons ATGACAATGGGGTTTAGGACAGAAGGGTTTGAAGAGAAGGATCCTATGACAATGGGGTTTAAGACAAAAGAAGCAATTTCATCATCTGATGCACTTAAAATCCTTGGAGAGGAtgatccatttttggggcaaaagcAACGACAACTTTCTTCTCCTTTAAAGACTTTTGCTAATATTTTCATGTCTCTAGTTGGTGCAGGAATTCTTGGACATCCATATACATTCAAGAAAATAGGACGG gtaccagttcagttgTAG